The following coding sequences lie in one Apium graveolens cultivar Ventura chromosome 1, ASM990537v1, whole genome shotgun sequence genomic window:
- the LOC141711441 gene encoding subtilisin-like protease SBT4.3, producing the protein MANLCSISLSFLLFFVYVVHGYRDGDQQKKQVYIVYMGALPDGTYSPSSHHSSILEEVVGDRDLAESSLLTSYGRSFNGFSAYLTDQERQKIAQHEAVVSVFRSRKVQIQTTRSWDFMGLSENVHRIPSQESDVIVGVIDTGIWPESESFDDKNFGPVPSKWKGACMGGKNFTCNKKLIGARYYTNFTEYMKPFDSARDRSGHGTFTASVAAGNYVRGASFYGLAQGTARGGVPSARIAAYRACDDNGFSSDANILGAFDDAIADGVDILSVSLGIAFAFDISTNSISIGAFHASEKGILTVAAGGNVGTLGSVDNVSPWMLTVAASSIDRQIISKLVLGDGRTLIGPVVNSLNLTGSYFPLISGLEGTKTCKGEDAKRCASGCLDSELVKGKIIVCRDNSNALDEASRAGSLGSVVYNDVPYYNYSDIYPIPTSFLSTDDFSLVEDYLNSTKEPRANILKSEVIHNSEAPVVASLSSRGPNLQISEILKPDITAPGLSILAAFSPASSPSGSPNDKRSVKYVIMSGTSVATPHAAGAAAYVKSLHPEWSASAIQSSLMTTAWHMDASANPDAEFAYGAGHLNPVNATNPGLVYETTKQEYLRMLCSMGFNISKIRNLSGDKNTSCPAADTFTPKDLNYPTMAVNVTKNKPFTVSFPRTVTNVGLPNSTYKAYITSETALGVSVKPRILPFKSLNEKKSFVVVVTGKGLQENTKLSASLVWTDGIHSVRSPIVVYSFNSTSLA; encoded by the exons ATGGCTAATTTGTGCTCTATTTCTCTTTCATTTCTTCTCTTTTTTGTGTATGTTGTACATGGATACCGTGATGGTGATCAACAAAAAAAGCAG GTCTATATAGTGTACATGGGAGCCCTTCCTGATGGAACTTATTCTCCTTCCTCTCATCACTCAAGTATACTTGAAGAGGTTGTTGGTGACAG GGATCTTGCGGAATCATCACTGCTCACGAGCTACGGGAGAAGTTTCAATGGATTCTCTGCCTATCTCACCGATCAAGAACGTCAAAAGATAGCTC AACATGAAGCAGTGGTATCAGTCTTCAGAAGTAGGAAAGTGCAGATACAAACAACAAGGTCTTGGGACTTCATGGGGCTTTCGGAGAATGTTCATAGAATTCCAAGTCAAGAGTCTGATGTCATCGTTGGCGTTATCGACACTGGAATTTGGCCTGAATCAGAGAGTTTTGATGACAAGAACTTTGGTCCTGTCCCATCCAAATGGAAAGGAGCATGCATGGGTGGCAAAAATTTCACTTGCAACAA AAAGTTGATTGGAGCAAGGTACTACACTAATTTCACAGAATACATGAAGCCATTTGATTCCGCAAGAGACAGGAGTGGTCATGGAACTTTTACAGCCTCAGTTGCAGCTGGAAACTATGTAAGAGGTGCGAGTTTCTATGGGCTGGCACAAGGAACTGCTAGAGGAGGAGTGCCTTCTGCAAGAATTGCTGCATACAGGGCATGCGATGATAATGGTTTTTCCAGTGATGCAAATATACTGGGAGCATTTGACGATGCCATAGCCGATGGGGTTGACATTCTTTCAGTTTCACTGGGAATCGCATTTGCATTTGATATTAGCACAAACTCTATTTCTATAGGAGCTTTTCATGCCTCAGAAAAAGGCATATTGACAGTAGCTGCCGGAGGAAATGTAGGTACATTAGGATCAGTAGATAATGTTTCACCATGGATGCTTACTGTTGCAGCAAGTAGTATTGATCGACAAATCATTAGTAAACTTGTTCTTGGAGATGGAAGAACGCTAATT GGACCAGTGGTCAATTCTTTAAACTTAACTGGATCTTATTTTCCTCTCATATCCGGACTAGAGGGTACAAAAACATGCAAAGGAGAAGATGCAAA GAGATGTGCTTCCGGATGCCTAGATAGTGAATTGGTGAAGGGAAAGATCATTGTTTGCCGCGATAATTCAAACGCTCTAGATGAAGCTTCCAGAGCTGGTTCTCTGGGTTCAGTCGTCTATAATGATGTGCCATATTATAATTACTCCGATATTTACCCAATCCCTACATCTTTTCTCAGTACAGATGATTTTTCTTTGGTGGAGGATTATCTTAATTCCACAAA AGAACCTCGTGCAAATATTTTGAAGAGTGAAGTCATACATAACTCTGAGGCCCCAGTTGTAGCTTCGCTGTCTTCTAGAGGGCCAAACCTACAAATCTCAGAAATCTTAAAG CCCGATATAACCGCACCAGGACTTTCCATTCTGGCAGCATTTTCACCAGCTAGTTCACCATCAGGATCCCCTAATGATAAAAGATCTGTCAAATATGTCATAATGTCTGGAACCTCAGTGGCGACCCCCCATGCTGCTGGAGCAGCAGCTTATGTAAAATCTTTGCATCCTGAGTGGTCTGCTTCAGCTATACAATCATCCTTAATGACTACTG cGTGGCACATGGATGCTTCAGCAAATCCAGATGCAGAATTTGCCTATGGAGCAGGACATCTAAATCCAGTGAATGCTACAAATCCTGGTCTAGTGTATGAAACGACGAAGCAGGAATATCTTAGAATGCTCTGCAGTATGGGCTTTAATATCTCGAAGATCAGGAATTTATCCGGAGATAAAAACACTAGCTGTCCTGCAGCAGACACTTTCACACCTAAGGATCTCAACTATCCAACAATGGCAGTTAATGTCACCAAAAATAAGCCATTTACGGTTAGCTTTCCGAGAACAGTCACCAATGTTGGCTTACCAAATAGTACATACAAAGCATATATTACAAGTGAAACTGCGTTAGGCGTTAGTGTGAAGCCCAGAATTCTGCCCTTCAAGTCGTTGAACGAGAAGAAATCTTTTGTGGTAGTTGTCACTGGGAAAGGATTGCAAGAAAATACAAAACTATCTGCTTCACTTGTCTGGACCGATGGCATCCACAGCGTGCGCAGTCCTATTGTTGTCTACTCGTTTAATAGTACTAGCTTAGCTTAA